GACAAACAAGTGCATCACCGGCATTACCGCCAATGCCGAACATTGCCGCCGCCTGGTGGAAAGCAGCATCGGGCTGGTCACCGCCCTGGTACCGGAGTTGGGATATGAAATCTGCTCGCGCCTGGCGCGAGAAGCCCTGGAATCCGGACGCAACATCCCCGACCTGGTACTGGAACAGAAACTGCTTTCCCCGAAACAATTGCGGGAACTCCTCTCCCCCACGCGTATGGCGGGAGAATTAAACTCGTGATCAAGTAACCGACCGGGAAGCTCTTTCGACTTCCGGCCGAGCTGTGATGACGTAACTGACAGTTCTGTGATGAAGCTACCCGGAGAGCTGTGATAAAAGACAGACGTTCCCCAGTTGAATTATTGTCTAATGGCGAATAGCCAAGGACCGCTTCTCCCCTGCCCTCAACTTGCTCAACTTCTCTTTTCCCCGTGTCTTCCTGTCACCTGTCTCCTGTCACCTTCTTTGCAACTTTCCAACTCTGTCTTTTTGAAATCCCGGCCACCTGCCCGCATACTATGTATAGATCCCTTAATTAGGGGAATTCACACGGAGGGGGAACCAATGGGAGTATATGTATTGATGACCAAGTTGGCGCCCGAAGTATCGGGCAATCTCAAGGGACGCGAAGCCATCGGCAAAGCCTGGAAAAAGCTGGTGGATGAGCGCTGTCCCGATGTCCGCTGGCTGGGACACTATGCGCTGCTGGGTCCGTATGATTTCATGGACATCTACGAAGCCGCCAGTGACGAGACCGCGGCCAA
The Candidatus Aminicenantes bacterium DNA segment above includes these coding regions:
- a CDS encoding GYD domain-containing protein, whose protein sequence is MGVYVLMTKLAPEVSGNLKGREAIGKAWKKLVDERCPDVRWLGHYALLGPYDFMDIYEAASDETAAKVSMITRAGGALTAETWPAMAWSRFTDLVQTLT